The segment CAAAAATTGCCGTGAATAAATCCTATCAGTGACTCCAATTTTATAAGATTTTAAAACAAAAGTCAAGTCGATTTTATTACCTTCTCAGAACTATTAATTTTCGGTTCTCTATCCATCTTTGTAAGAAAGCCGACCGGGAGGTCGCTCCTACAAGCATAGCAGTCAGCGGTCAATAAGAGTCGTGAGAATTGAACGCCTCTAACTACCTACCATAGAATCTAATTTCATGGATCGCAGCCCCTTTAAGTGGAATTTGCATTTCTCCCTCTCTCCTCTGTTTCCGCCACTGTCGGCTTACCTTCTCGGTTGTCTCCTTGCTTGCGTCCATCTTTTTCAGAGAAGTTTCCATCTCTTTGATGACAGCCTCGCTGTATACGCCAACATTTTCAGCGTCTGTCGACGCGTTCGCTGTCAATCGCAAATAGAGTATTTTCCGTCTAATTTGGAACCTCACGGGTTGTGTACCTGTAATTTTTTCACCGCGTTTGTCTTCAATAGCCTCAAACGAAAGCATCCATTTCGACGATTTCTCTTCAACGGTAGCATCTAAAATGAAATTAGAGATCGTCGAAGCAGGATAGACTTCGATATAGTCAATGTATGTTGGCGCGTCGAGTTTAATCAATGTCTCCGTTTTTAGGCTACCCACGACTTCATGCTGGTACTGCCGTCTGCTGTTACTTCCTCGTCCGAACCCCTTTTGGATAGTCCCATGCGCTTCAAAGACACCCACCATTTCAGGATTTTTCTCACAGAATAGGCGTGAAGCCGAAATTTCTACAGGCGAGGGCTCTTGCAATATAGCGCACCCGGCAACGCCAAAAATTAACATGAACACTACAAAACAGCAGGACATCGTTAGGCTAAGTTCAAAGTTATAGGCTATCGATTTTCTGCTCACGGTGTTCCTCCGTCACAAGTATCTGTTTGTAGAATTTAACTAAAAAATTTAAAGGGACTGTCGCTCGAAAAATTTAACTTCCCGGATTGAGGCACCTTTGAGCGGAATTCGCAACTCGCCTACCTCGTTGCCGTGGGATACATTATCTATATCTTCCAATGCGTTCGCTGTCAATCGCAAATAGAGGACTTTCCGTTCAATTTGGAATCTCACAGGCAGTGTGCCTTCCACTCTTTGTGCCCGTTTATCCTCCACAGCCGTAAACGAAAGCATCCACCTCGGCGATTTCTCTTCCGCGGTGGTATCTAAAGCGAAATTCGGAAGGGTTGATGCGGGGTAGACTTCGATATACTTGATATAGGTCGGCGCGTCGAGTTTAATCAGCGTTTCCGTTTTTAGGCTACCTATCACTCGACGCTGGTACTGCCGTGGCGTGTATCCGAAGTTTACCATAAACTCTTTTTTGATGGACCCCTTTGACGCAAAGGTGCCTACCGTCAACAGGTCGCCATCCACCATCTCAGGATTTTGTGCGCAGGAAAGACGCGAAGCCGGTATTTCGACCAATGGTGTCTCTTGCAGCAGCGCACATCCGTTAAGACCGAACAGCACAAACAAGAGAACGCCGAACATTCGCATTTTCACTTCTCGGTTTTACCATACAACGGTTGCCGTCCGTAGAGTTTAATCTCTCGGATTGAAGCACCTTTCAAAGGAATGTCAATTCCCTCGTCACTTACCATGTCATCAAACCGCGTGGCATCGTATCGGTCCTCTATTGCATCTGCTGTCACGCGCAGGTAGAGCAGTTCCCTTTCCACTTGGAATTTCACCGGTTTTGTGCCTTCTACATCTTCATACTGTTTGTCATGGACAGGCTTGAAACCTGTACCGGATTCACCGAAGTGACGTTCCGATTCATCCAAAGCTGTGCTCAGTGCCAAAGTGGGGATGCGCGATGCCGGATAAACTTCAACAGAACTCACATACATTGGTTTTTCGAGCTTAATCAAAATCTCGCATCGGATTGTTCCATCAAGTTCGGTTATATACTGGGTTCTGCCAATGAAAGGCCTCTCACGCTCCACGATATCATGCCGCTTTCTCACCTCTCCGTGCACTTCAAAAGTCCCGACTGTTTCCAAGTTGCCGTCCACTATTTCAGGGTGAGTGTCGCAGGTAATTCGTGAAGATGCGATTTCCTCAATAGGCGTGTCCTGAAGCCAAGATAAACGCGAGGGTAGAATTTCCGTTCCCGATTTTCCTTGAAGTCCTACACAGCCAGCAATGGCAAATGGCAGAAATAATAAAATGCTGAAAACCCACTTATTCATTTTCTTGCTCCTTTCCCGTTAGGGTGTCTGACGAATATAAAATTTAACTTCCCGGATGGAAGCCCCTTTCAGCGGAATCTCAACGCCTGAGTTTGCAGTTCGGGTGGAATTCTGTCTGTCCTCCATTCCGTCTGCGCTCATTCGTAGATAAAGCACCTCTCGCCCGATACGAAAACGCACTGGGTTCAGCCCTTCTATGTCTTGATGCTGCTTGTCGGACACCCGTTCAAAGGCGACATCAAAGCGTGGCGGCTCATCAGTTGTCGTCATCATCGCGAAATTTGGAATCCGTCGCGATGCCGGATAAACCTCCACATAGGCAATATAGGTCGGAGCATCCAATTTGATAATCGCTTCCGTGCGACGTTGCCCTTCAACCTGCGTTATATAACGCCGTTGGGCATAGGCGAGTCCTCGCCCTTGACCCTCGTGAAGGATATACGCCTTTCGGACAAACCCATTCACTGCGAATGTGCTCTCTGTTTCGAGATTACCATCTACAAACTCTGGATTAGATTCACAGGTGAGGCGTGACACAGCCATCTCACCAATAGGTTGATTCAGTGCAGCACACCCCGTAATGCCGATAAGCAAAACAAACAAACTGTAGACTTTCATTATTTTCTCCCGTTGTCCGTTTACGGCACACGGCGTGTGCCTCCGACTATATGGGAACCGCAACATCGAAACGTTCTGCGGCTTCCACGAGACGATTCCACGTCGGCTCTTCAATCGGAATCCCTTCACGTATACGTTTCTCGCGGCTCCGTTCCTCAAATTCTCCAGGTACATAGATTTCGTCAACATTGGGCAACCGGGCGGATGACTTTACCCACTCCACAAGATGCGCAATCTCCTGTTCATAATCCGCTAAGTCGATGAAATCTTCAATTTTAATTGCAAACATTACAATGCCACTCGCGCCGCGGGTCGGTTGTTCCCGGCTACATCCGGCCCAAGAAAGTCCACCGGCGATGGCATCTATCATCACACCGAGTCCAAACCCCTTGTGTCCAAACTGAAAACCACCAAGTGGCATAACGGCTGTGTCCTGTGGACGTTCACGAAACGCATTCGGATCCGTGAGCGGTTTACCTTCGGCATCTATCATCCAACCCTCCGGTATAGATTCACCGCGCGCCGTCTGGACGAGTAGTTTTCCCCCTGCGACGACACTGAGCGTCATATCAAGGAGAAGTGGTTCGCCACCCTGACGCGGCACTGAGATCGCAATCGGATTCGGAGGCAGTCTCCGAGAAGTACCACCATGGGGATGCATGAAGCGTCCACCGCCATTGAGTAGAACGATCCCGATCATGCCAGCACGTGCGGCAATCGGTGGATATTCACCCATCCGCCCTGCGTGTCCACACCGATGTAAGCCAACTGCACCAATAGTGCAGCTTTCTGCTTTTCTAACAGCCATCTCCATCGCTTTACGAGCGGCAACCATGCCGAGGGCACCGTTGGCATTGATAACAGTTGCTGCACCGCTTTCCCTGACAATTTCCATCTTATCTGCGGCGGGACCGCCTTCCATGCCGCCGATGTAGTTCGGTGCGTTGATAACACCGTGCGAATCGTGTCCGACGAGGTTAGAATCGACAACGTGGTCACTAACGATACGTGCGTCCTCCTGTGTACCACCAGCACCACGATATATGTCATACACAAACTTTCTTAAAACATCATGGGATACAATTGGCATAAACATACTCCTCAGAATTTGAAATTATAATACATTACAACATAGTGTTCAGTGAAACTATCAATACAGTTAGAGCGATTCAGTTTCCGGTCTTTGGTTTCCGATTTTGGGAAACTGGGGTCGGGATTCGGAGATCCCTCCTACAGGGAACTGAATGCTTGTCCTTACGCCTGACGAAATCCGCCATCCGTGCGATGCCAATTCTGCCCGTGATCTGGATCACGGAACTGAATATTTCTGCCCAATAACTGTTTCAGCACATCGCTTTCGTCTGCCAATTCGTTATCGGTCAGCTGACGCGGCATGTCCTCTTGCGGATAGATGACTGAACGGTTATACATACCGAGTAGACCGACGCGGGGTGTGTCCGTTAGGTTCGCCCGAGACTGATGCCAGATCGCGCCGTTCGTGAACATGATAGAGCCCTTCGGTGCGACAGCAATGCTCATCTCAAGTCCCTCGGCTTCTCCTAATTCGGGACGGCGGAGTGTTTTGTGTGATTCTGGAATACACGCCGTTGCCCCGTTCTCTTCTGTGAAATCGTCTAACATCCAGACCGTTTGACCCGTCAACGAACCGGACGGAAAGGGAGATTGCATCGCCCAATACGGGTAGTCGATATGCCAACCGCCTGACGGTGCGCCGGGTCCAACGATGTTCGCTGTAAACGTTGAGGCGATAACATCTTCACCGAGCATCCGTTTCCACACCGCCACCACGGTCGGGTGCTGGATAAAATAGCGGAAGATAGGTGATTTTCCGACGATTGCCCAAACGCGACGAATTTTACCATCGCCGTAACTGTGGTCGTGTCCGTTGGCGATATCGTCTTTCACCATTTTCCAGACTGCTTCGCGCGCTTCGTCTGCTTCTTCGTCGGTAATCACATTTTCGATGACATGGAAACCGACTTCGCGCAGGTCGTGTTCAACAACGTCAAGCCTTTCTGAATCCAATGCTGATTTGATTTGTAGCATGTTTTCACCTCTGTGCTATCGAATACGCGGTAGATTGCGAACCGTCTCGATAATCTGATCTTCCAGATCGTCTGCATCGCTATCCGGAACGAGATTGTGTTTGTCCATCCACGCGATGTTTTCTGCTACACTCTCTGTAACCGGGACTTGTGGACTAAATTCAGGTAATACTGCTGAGAGTTTCTCGTGGCTGAAGATTTGGGTATGCCCGAAGTTGCCCCGCAAGCCGCTGAACCGTTCGGGTGCCATCGCGATGAGTGTCTCTTGAGATACATGCACGATCTCTATGTCAACACCGAGTGCGTCCGCCGCGGCACGGTGCCATTCGTCCCACGTCCGCGCTTGTGGATGGACGATGTTGTATATTTCACCGAAGCAGTCAGATCTACCGAGTACATCTGTAAACGCAATTCCAGCGTCGCGAGATGACAGGAATTGAAAATAATTTAATCCATCGCCTGCCGAGAGGATCGGTTTCCCTTTTCGTAACCGATCGATCCAACTGCCATCGCCACCCACTTGACGATGTAGGTTCATACCGGGACCGTGTGTATAGGACGGCTTGAAAATGGTTACGGGGAATCCATCGCGTGCGTGAGCCGCCAAAAGGAGGTTATCCGCTTCGATTTTGCCAAGCCCATAACCCGATGTGCCTTGCAACGGTGCCGTTTCTGGAAGATTAATTCCACTGAACGGCGGTCCGTAGGTCATCACCGTTGAACAGTGGACAAAATGTCCGACGCGTCCTTGACATGCGCGAAGTGCGGAGGCGGCATCCTCGGCGTTGAAGCTAATCATATCAATCACGGCATCCCAGTTTTCTGCGCCAACTTTCGCCTCGAAATCCTCACGATTCTTTCGGTCGCCGCGAATTACACGGGCATCTGGCGGCGGTGGATCGGCGTGTTGTCCGCGGTTGAAAAGGACGACTTCATGGTTTCGGTTTTGCAGCGCGGCAACAATTCCACGACTGATGTTGCCTGTGCCCCCGATGACTAAAACTTTGATACTCCCACGCCTAAAGTCGTGGGATTCTTGCTTCTTCATTCGTAGCCTCCTCTTGTGGAGGTCTTACACAAACTCCACAAGCGTTTTAACTCTCCGTGTGGTTTCCCACGGCGAGGGTCTTGAGATTTATCGCAGCGTTCTGGTCTCTGTCTATTGAGGTATAACAGAACTCACAATGAAATACATGCTCTGATAACGATAGTTCGTCTTTGACATACCCACAACTGCTACAGGTTTTACTGGACGCAAAGAATTGTGGGGCTTCTATAATCGGGATCCCAAGCACTTCTGCTTTGGATTTGCGTTTCTCAAGGAAACTACCTAACGCACTATCAGATAATGCTTTGGCAAGTTTTCTGTTCTTGAGCATGTTCGTAACTTTGAGTGTTTCTATTCCAATCGCACTTGCTATATTGACTATCTCTGTGGTCGCTTGGTGGTGTGCGTCATTTCGGATACAAGCAATCTTATAGTGCAGTTTGGCAACTTTATCTTTTTGCTTATACCAGTTATTAGATAGAAACTCCTTACGGCTTAACTTGCGTTGCTCACGGGCAAGTTTTTTCTCATAGCGTTTCAAAGGTCTTGGGTTATCGTAGTGTTTACCAGTATCAAGTGTGGCAAGTGAGTTGATACCTACATCTATGCCGATAACAGGGAGTCCACGTGTATCACGTGAAACATTCGGTGTTCCTGTGTCAACGGTGATAGATACAAACCAGCGGTGTGCAGTCTTGGATATGGTAACACGAATTATTTTACCTTCAAAACGCAACTCTTGGAACATGCGTACCCAACCGATTTTGGGCAACTTAATACGCTTTCCCTCTACCTTTACTGCCTGTTCGTCTGTGGTGTAGGATAACCTATGCCCACGCTTCTTGAACTTTGGAAACCCACTAATCTTGTCTTTCCAGCGTTTTATGCCTTCTGTTAGGTTTCGGATAGCGTATAACGCAGCACGCTGGTCTTGTGCTTTCGTCCAGTCATACGCTTTTTTGGCTGTATTGAAGTGATTGTTTAGATCAATTCCTGAGTAGAACTTACCAGAAGCTAAACCTGCTTTGAAATGTGCCAGAGCGTTATTACAAGCAAATCGGGCATAACCGCATTGGCTGTGAAACCATGCGTCTTGTTTAGGATTCACCCGAAGTGCTATCTTATGCGATTTATGTGCCATTGTGGTATTACCTTATCTATGGAGAGTCCTTATTCCGTTGTAGCGGCGCGGTAGGTGTTACAACACCCACCGCTGATAAGATATTCCTATTATACCATATCAGCACTTATATTGTGAAAAAAAAAGAATAAATTACTGGGTTGGACCCAGGTTTCCTAAAGACTTGGGATTGTTAAGAAAGTCCTTCATTGGTTATTTCCTTTCTCTATCAAGGCGATTTCTGAGACATCTCTGACGAAACCCTGCCAAAATACTTACACACCCCTAAGTTACCATCTTTGTAGCATAATCTGTTAGATTGTGCCCGTATCCCCAGCAAGCAGTGGGAAACGCAGACTAACAGTCTACCCTACAAAATGCTTGGGTTATCTCACTTGTGAAGGTGGTTCTTGGACCACAGAGATAACGTAACTCCGGATAGTGAAACCATCTACAATCTCTGTTCCTGTCCGAGGTGCTGGGTTCTTCCGATGATCAAACACAACATAGTATCCCTCGATTGCTTCCTCTAACTGCATATACGCTGCGAGTTGTTTTTTTCCTGCCGCGTATGAACGCTCTCCCTCCCAAATCTTGGTTTCAACGATATACTTTTGCGAATTGTGCAGGATAAGTATATCCATTCTACCACGTCCTGTATGTACTTCAAGGTACATTCGTCCCTGCACCAATCGCACAAACTGCTCAAGATAGGCAAAGAGAAGGTACTGCCCAACGAACCCTTTCGGGGTCTCTGGCACCTGCAGGATTCGATAGCCTGCCCGGGCGATAAAATTCCGAAAGTTATCAAGTAAAGGCTCCAGTCGAATCTGTCCGTCGGGTGCAAGATAATCTAAGAAATCGATTTCTGCGTCCTCTGGAAAGTATTCACACTCCAGTCCGTTTATCAGGGGTTGGAACGCTTTCATGATGCGATACTGATAGATCGGGTTGACAACCTCACACATTCCGTCGGTACCTTCCGCGAGGATACCATAAGTCGCGAGATCCGAAATAAATTCGTTATCCAGATTAAAATCCACACCTCTATCGCGAGAGACGATTTCCATCAGAAGGGTTTCAAAGCGCGGATTCCTTCGGATATTTGTTATAAGATGCTGAACGTTGACGTTTCGTTCGCGTAGCAATCGCGTGTGTGCTTCCGAAAAGTGCGTCATGTTAATACGCTCGGTTATCGGGATGTCCAATTCCTCAGTGAGAACCTGTGCAAAGCGATTCACAAGAAAGGGTTGACCGGCTGTCTGTTTATGAAGTGCGCGAATGACTTCAGAGGCGAAAGGTTGCCCGACAGCCTCAGTGTACTGACCAAGGAGTTCCTGCACCTGTTCAAAGGTAAAGTTAGGTAAGGCGAACTCGTCCTGAATATTGAAGGGTGAGATAGAGCGGTCATAGTTGAGCTGCGTTATACTCTTGACCCCGACGATACCAAGACTGTAAGGACATCGCGAGTCCGCCCCAGAGAGATAGATACGGCGGAGCGAATACAGAAAATCACTGACGGCACTCCCCGGAATTCCATCAAACTCGTCAATGATAATCACAACACGCTGCGGTTTGAGCAGATTTTCGAGTCCTGTAAAGAACCGTAGCATTGAGAGATGATCGGTTACCTGGGTCCCTGCCAAATATTGATGAAGTGCTTCCGATGGCACATGTCCCCGTTTTTGGAAAACTTTTTCAAATTCTTCACGAATATCCTTGTAGAGTTCACCGTAAAAAACGGAGGCGGTCAGGTTTTTATATGCCTCAAAATCCAATTGGATGGGGAAATACGCTATACCTTCGGCTGCGAGGGCATCCAGTGCCCATCGGAAAAAGGTTGTTTTTCCTGTCTGCCGAGGTGCAAAGATGACGATGTAGCGGCCTTGTTTGACCCGCGCAACAAAATCTGCAAGTTCGGCTGTCCGCTTGACGACATAGTTTCGCGCGGCATCTACAGGGCCCCGCGTCTCAAAAGTTTTCATTTTTTTCCCCGACGGTGCGTGTCCCCAACATACTATAGGGAAATCCTTTAAGTTGTTTTTACCGGTTGCTATCCAGAATTATCGTTTGTCTGAACTACGGTCTTGTTCCGTTTCCGCCGCGAAAGGGAGATACCCCCGAAACCACTGATAACAGCGATGTAAAATCCAAGATCGTACCACCATCCTGTGTTTTTGGGTTCATAGACACGGATATGTGGATCAAAAATTCCCCATATCAATGAGATTGGTGCGATCCATCCGTGCCAGATGCCCCAGAAAAATCCAGCGGGGTTCCCATCATCGTGTTTCCCATCACCCGGAATGCATCCTGCAACGGTAATGAGCGTTACCAATAGCAGTATGCAGATTAATGTGCGGATGTTCATTTTCTACTCCGTGTTTATTGCAGGTTGTAGATACTACGCGTTAACAATTGCCCGCGCTAAAGCCCAATCTAACCGTCGTCGGTAATGCCCATCGCGGCGTATGCCCTTGAACGCTGTTAGAAAAACATCGTGGGTTTTCTCTCGGATTGTTTTCAAACGTGTGTTGAGCATATCGATATCCACACGCCATGGCACGCCAATTTTGGTAATGGAACGACAATGGACACGAATCGGATAGTCTTTCAGTTCCTCTGGTGGACAGAAACGGATAGAGGCGGAAACGGTATTGTCTATCGCGATGAGTCCGAGATTTCCCCGCCGGTCGTTGAACACAATGTCCCGATTAGAAGAAGGTTGCGGTAGGTGTTCGCGTAGTTCACGCATAGTGCCGAGAAACTGATTGTTGCGCCAGATTCTAACGTCCGATGTTGCGTCCGGTTCAAACAGTGCGAGACCAACTGGATGCTCCGTGTCCTCGAACATATAGGAGGTGTCTCTTTTTTTGTTTTCTTCTTCCGTCTTACCCTCTTTTTGTGGGACTAAAGAGATGAAATCGCACAGCCGTTCCAAGAACAGACCGCTCCGAATGAACGCCTCTGGGATAATTGCCGCCACCCACTCACAATGTGCTAAGCACTGCTCAAGTGCGTATTTGTAGAGGTCATCATAACGGGTCGCTTCTGGGAAAGGTAAGCCGCGGCGTGTTGCGGAGTTGATGCAAGCATTGAACCGTTTGGGAAAATCGGCGAGTGTGTCGCGTTGTACGATTCCTTCTGCTCCCGGTTCGATGTCAAAAAATGTCCAACCACAACACTGTAGATGCGCTGCGTCAATCAACCGTGGGATGTCCTTCGCACCCGCAAAGGGTTCTAAGATTGTCTGGTGTTCTAAATTGGAGGCTTTTGCCCACGTTTGAAACGGTTCCAACTGAAAAGGATTCCCGCGGGTGTAGTAGCGTCCACTTGCTCGTTTTTCGTCCATTGCTTCGTGTCTTTGTGTCTTTCTAATAGGTAGGTTTTCGTAGGGATGTCTGTTTTTTGTTCAAAGTTCAGGTTAATATGGTATGACGTAACAGATTACAGTGTGGCATACTATCATAAATTCTCTTTTAGGTCAAGTTTTTAGGGAGATTGGGTAAAACCCTTTAGCGGTCAGCAATCAGCGGTTAGCAGTCATCAATTGGTTGTCAGCGATTAGAAGGCGAGGTCAGAAACCTCGCCAGCAGAGAATGGTTCGTAAGCGTCGGGTGCGGACATCCATCCTACATAAAAACTAAACGCCTCTAATTTTTTACAGGTTTAACTTGACCTATCAATTAATATGGATATAATTATTGGTGGTTGCGTTGAGTTGTCTGAGTCAGAATTATGATCCGATAGACTGGAGGAACCGATGCGCTATTCATATATCGTATGCGTCATATTCATGGTCTCGATAT is part of the Candidatus Poribacteria bacterium genome and harbors:
- a CDS encoding Ldh family oxidoreductase, with protein sequence MPIVSHDVLRKFVYDIYRGAGGTQEDARIVSDHVVDSNLVGHDSHGVINAPNYIGGMEGGPAADKMEIVRESGAATVINANGALGMVAARKAMEMAVRKAESCTIGAVGLHRCGHAGRMGEYPPIAARAGMIGIVLLNGGGRFMHPHGGTSRRLPPNPIAISVPRQGGEPLLLDMTLSVVAGGKLLVQTARGESIPEGWMIDAEGKPLTDPNAFRERPQDTAVMPLGGFQFGHKGFGLGVMIDAIAGGLSWAGCSREQPTRGASGIVMFAIKIEDFIDLADYEQEIAHLVEWVKSSARLPNVDEIYVPGEFEERSREKRIREGIPIEEPTWNRLVEAAERFDVAVPI
- a CDS encoding phytanoyl-CoA dioxygenase family protein; amino-acid sequence: MLQIKSALDSERLDVVEHDLREVGFHVIENVITDEEADEAREAVWKMVKDDIANGHDHSYGDGKIRRVWAIVGKSPIFRYFIQHPTVVAVWKRMLGEDVIASTFTANIVGPGAPSGGWHIDYPYWAMQSPFPSGSLTGQTVWMLDDFTEENGATACIPESHKTLRRPELGEAEGLEMSIAVAPKGSIMFTNGAIWHQSRANLTDTPRVGLLGMYNRSVIYPQEDMPRQLTDNELADESDVLKQLLGRNIQFRDPDHGQNWHRTDGGFRQA
- a CDS encoding NAD-dependent epimerase/dehydratase family protein gives rise to the protein MKKQESHDFRRGSIKVLVIGGTGNISRGIVAALQNRNHEVVLFNRGQHADPPPPDARVIRGDRKNREDFEAKVGAENWDAVIDMISFNAEDAASALRACQGRVGHFVHCSTVMTYGPPFSGINLPETAPLQGTSGYGLGKIEADNLLLAAHARDGFPVTIFKPSYTHGPGMNLHRQVGGDGSWIDRLRKGKPILSAGDGLNYFQFLSSRDAGIAFTDVLGRSDCFGEIYNIVHPQARTWDEWHRAAADALGVDIEIVHVSQETLIAMAPERFSGLRGNFGHTQIFSHEKLSAVLPEFSPQVPVTESVAENIAWMDKHNLVPDSDADDLEDQIIETVRNLPRIR
- a CDS encoding transposase yields the protein MAHKSHKIALRVNPKQDAWFHSQCGYARFACNNALAHFKAGLASGKFYSGIDLNNHFNTAKKAYDWTKAQDQRAALYAIRNLTEGIKRWKDKISGFPKFKKRGHRLSYTTDEQAVKVEGKRIKLPKIGWVRMFQELRFEGKIIRVTISKTAHRWFVSITVDTGTPNVSRDTRGLPVIGIDVGINSLATLDTGKHYDNPRPLKRYEKKLAREQRKLSRKEFLSNNWYKQKDKVAKLHYKIACIRNDAHHQATTEIVNIASAIGIETLKVTNMLKNRKLAKALSDSALGSFLEKRKSKAEVLGIPIIEAPQFFASSKTCSSCGYVKDELSLSEHVFHCEFCYTSIDRDQNAAINLKTLAVGNHTES
- a CDS encoding AAA-like domain-containing protein, whose amino-acid sequence is MKTFETRGPVDAARNYVVKRTAELADFVARVKQGRYIVIFAPRQTGKTTFFRWALDALAAEGIAYFPIQLDFEAYKNLTASVFYGELYKDIREEFEKVFQKRGHVPSEALHQYLAGTQVTDHLSMLRFFTGLENLLKPQRVVIIIDEFDGIPGSAVSDFLYSLRRIYLSGADSRCPYSLGIVGVKSITQLNYDRSISPFNIQDEFALPNFTFEQVQELLGQYTEAVGQPFASEVIRALHKQTAGQPFLVNRFAQVLTEELDIPITERINMTHFSEAHTRLLRERNVNVQHLITNIRRNPRFETLLMEIVSRDRGVDFNLDNEFISDLATYGILAEGTDGMCEVVNPIYQYRIMKAFQPLINGLECEYFPEDAEIDFLDYLAPDGQIRLEPLLDNFRNFIARAGYRILQVPETPKGFVGQYLLFAYLEQFVRLVQGRMYLEVHTGRGRMDILILHNSQKYIVETKIWEGERSYAAGKKQLAAYMQLEEAIEGYYVVFDHRKNPAPRTGTEIVDGFTIRSYVISVVQEPPSQVR